One segment of Lutra lutra chromosome 12, mLutLut1.2, whole genome shotgun sequence DNA contains the following:
- the LOC125082657 gene encoding LOW QUALITY PROTEIN: mortality factor 4-like protein 2 (The sequence of the model RefSeq protein was modified relative to this genomic sequence to represent the inferred CDS: inserted 1 base in 1 codon) produces the protein MSSRKQGSQTRGQQSAEEDNFKKPTRSNMQRSKMRGASSGKKTAGPQQKNLEPALPGRWGGRSAENPPSGSVRKTRKNKQKTPGNGDGGSTSEAPQPPRKKRARADPTVESEEAFKNRMEVKVKIPEELKPWLVEDWDLVTRQKQLFQLPAKKNVDAILEEYANCKKSQGNVDNKEYAVNEVVAGIKEYFNVMLGTQLLYKFERPQYAEILLAHPDAPMSQVYGAPHLLRLFVRIGAMLAYTPLDEKSLALLLGYLHDFXKYLAKNAASLFTASDYKVASAEYHRQSPVRVY, from the exons ATGAGTTCCAGAAAGCAGGGTTCTCAAACTCGTGGACAACAATCTGCAGAAGAAGACAACTTTAAAAAACCAACTAGAAGCAATATGCAGAGAAGTAAGATGAGAGGGGCCTCCTCAGGAAAGAAGACTGCTGGTCCACAGCAGAAGAATCTGGAACCGGCTCTCCCAGGGCGATGGGGGGGTCGCTCTGCAGAGAACCCCCCTTCAGGATCTGTgaggaagacaagaaagaacaagcagaAGACTCCTGGAAATGGAGATGGTGGCAGTACCAGTGAAGCACCCCAGCCACCTCGGAAGAAAAGGGCCCGGGCCGATCCCACTGTTGAAAGTGAGGAGGCCTTTAAGAATAGAATGGAAGTTAAAGTGAAGATTCCTGAAGAATTAAAACCATGGCTTGTTGAGGACTGGGACTTAGTTACCAGGCAGAAGCAGCTCTTTCAACTCCCTGCTAAGAAAAATGTAGATGCCATTCTGGAAGAGTATGCAAATTGCAAAAAGTCGCAGGGAAATGTTGATAACAAGGAATACGCAGTTAATGAAGTTGTGGCAggaataaaagaatatttcaatGTGATGTTGGGCACTCAGCTGCTCTACAAATTTGAGAGGCCCCAGTATGCAGAAATCCTCTTGGCTCACCCTGATGCACCAATGTCCCAGGTTTATGGAGCCCCACACCTACTGAGATTATTTGTAAGAATTGGAGCAATGTTGGCATATACGCCCCTTGATGAGAAGAGCCTTGCATTATTGTTGGGCTATTTGCATGATT CTAAATATCTGGCAAAGAATGCTGCATCTCTGTTTACTGCCAGTGATTACAAAGTGGCTTCGGCTGAGTACCACCGCCAAAGCCCTGTGAGGGTCTACTGA